Proteins co-encoded in one Nicotiana sylvestris chromosome 7, ASM39365v2, whole genome shotgun sequence genomic window:
- the LOC138873943 gene encoding uncharacterized protein has protein sequence MAIVQRGASTRYTQATEESNEEEMWVNLDLLEERRETALIRMATQKQVIEWYYNWKARLRYFKIGDYVLKKVFQSTRAANAGKLSPNWEGPYKIHGIAGKGAYELETLDGKILP, from the exons ATGGCAATTGTCCAGAG GGGAGCAAGTACGAGATATACTCAAGCTACTGAAGAGTCGAATGAAGAAGAGATGTGGGTAAATCTGGATTTACTTGAAGAAAGGAGGGAAACTGCTTTAATAAGGATGGCAACGCAAAAACAAGTTATTGAGTGGTATTATAATTGGAAAGCTCGTctcagatacttcaagattggggactacgTACTCAAAAAAGTTTTCCAATCTACGAGGGCAGCCAATGCAGGAAAGTTaagtccaaattgggaaggaccttacAAGATTCATGGTATCGCAGGAAAAGGTGCATACGAGCTTGAAACATTGGATGGCAAGATTCTACCTTAA
- the LOC138873942 gene encoding uncharacterized protein: MGDKVRWPKEMRSNPNRRNPDHWCEFHNDHGHTMADCRLLQGEVDHLLKQGYLTELLSERGKQAYMKNRQEPPKPPSPKRTVNVISGGEEINGETYTATNKVSKVTITYEKQVRHVLEEESITFDDADVDDVLSPHNDALVISLLVHDTNVKRVLIDPGSSVNIILLRVLREMQAEDKLITKEHTLSGFDNSSVVTKGEVILTTFAEGIVKGTKFQVIDMEMAYNMILGRPWIHEMDVVPSTLH, translated from the coding sequence atgggtgataaggtacggtggccaaaagaaatgagatcaaacccaaacaggcgcaaccctgatcactggtgtgaatttcacaatgatcacgggcatacAATGGCAGACTGTAGGTTGCTGCAAGGTGAAGTTGATCATCTATTAAAGCAAGGGTATCTCACTGAATTATTAAGTGAGAGAGGTAAGcaagcatatatgaagaataggcaAGAGcccccaaaaccaccttctcctaAAAGGACCGTTAATGTGATAAGTGGAGGTGAAGAGATCAATGGTGAGACATACACAGCAACCAATAAAGTCTCCAAAGTCACAATTACCTACGAGAAGCAGGTGCGGCATGTCTTAGAGGAAGAAAGCATTACGTTTGATGATGCAGACGTGGATGACGTATTATCCCCACATaacgatgcactagtaatatctttacttgtacatgatactaatgtgaaacgagttttgattgatccaggtagttccgtgaacattattttgctaagagtactacgtgagatgcaagccgaAGATAAATTAATAACAAAGGAACATACTCtgtctggatttgacaattccagCGTAGTGACGAAAGGGGAGGTAATACTTACAACATTCGCAGAAGGAATTGTCAAGGGTAcaaaatttcaagtgatagatatggagatggcttacaatatgatccttgggagaccatggatccacgagatgGATGTCGTTCCGTCAACCTTGCACTAA